Proteins encoded together in one Papaver somniferum cultivar HN1 unplaced genomic scaffold, ASM357369v1 unplaced-scaffold_117, whole genome shotgun sequence window:
- the LOC113329984 gene encoding B-box zinc finger protein 24-like isoform X2: MKIQCDVCENAPATVICCADEAALCSKCDVEVHAANKLASKHQRLHLDALSNKLPKCDICQDKTAFIFCVEDRALFCKDCDEPIHSAGSISSNHQRFLATGIRVALASSCAKEIEKQIPEPPSNQKLQPPCAVKHTVQSLQTVPQQPSNYANSPTWAVDDLLQFSDFESSDKKDSSIDFGELDWFTDIGMYNNQVNQEASMAAAEVPQLSISSLQPSNNTAATYKSIMKSNYYMPANKKPRIEISDDEENFMVPDLG; the protein is encoded by the exons atgaagattcagtGTGATGTGTGTGAGAATGCACCAGCAACAGTAATATGTTGTGCAGATGAAGCAGCTTTGTGTAGTAAATGTGATGTTGAAGTTCATGCAGCTAACAAACTTGCTAGCAAGCATCAGAGGCTTCATCTTGATGCACTCTCTAATAAGCTCCCTAAGTGTGATATCTGCCAA GACAAAACAGCATTTATATTCTGTGTTGAAGACAGAGCACTGTTTTGCAAAGATTGTGATGAGCCAATTCATTCAGCTGGTAGTATTTCTAGTAACCATCAGCGATTTTTGGCTACTGGAATTCGCGTAGCGTTGGCCTCTAGCTGTGCTAAAGAAATCGAAAAACAAATTCCAGAACCACCAAGCAATCAAAAGTTGCAGCCTCCATGTGCAGTCAAACATACTGTCCAGAGTCTCCAGACTGTTCCACAACAACCGTCTAATTACGCAAACTCTCCAACTTGGGCTGTTGATGATTTGCTACAATTTTCCGATTTTGAATCTAGTGACAAG AAGGATTCATCAATCGATTTTGGAGAGCTAGACTGGTTTACAGATATTGGTATGTACAACAACCAAGTTAATCAAGAagcttcaatggcagcagcagaagtCCCACAACTTTCTATTTCATCATTGCAACCATCCAATAACACTGCAGCTACATACAAATCCATAATGAAATCCAATTACTACATGCCTGCCAACAAAAAACCAAGAATTGAAATCTCTGACGATGAAGAGAATTTCATGGTCCCTGATCTTGGTTAG
- the LOC113329984 gene encoding B-box zinc finger protein 24-like isoform X1, which produces MKIQCDVCENAPATVICCADEAALCSKCDVEVHAANKLASKHQRLHLDALSNKLPKCDICQDKTAFIFCVEDRALFCKDCDEPIHSAGSISSNHQRFLATGIRVALASSCAKEIEKQIPEPPSNQKLQPPCAVKHTVQSLQTVPQQPSNYANSPTWAVDDLLQFSDFESSDKLQKDSSIDFGELDWFTDIGMYNNQVNQEASMAAAEVPQLSISSLQPSNNTAATYKSIMKSNYYMPANKKPRIEISDDEENFMVPDLG; this is translated from the exons atgaagattcagtGTGATGTGTGTGAGAATGCACCAGCAACAGTAATATGTTGTGCAGATGAAGCAGCTTTGTGTAGTAAATGTGATGTTGAAGTTCATGCAGCTAACAAACTTGCTAGCAAGCATCAGAGGCTTCATCTTGATGCACTCTCTAATAAGCTCCCTAAGTGTGATATCTGCCAA GACAAAACAGCATTTATATTCTGTGTTGAAGACAGAGCACTGTTTTGCAAAGATTGTGATGAGCCAATTCATTCAGCTGGTAGTATTTCTAGTAACCATCAGCGATTTTTGGCTACTGGAATTCGCGTAGCGTTGGCCTCTAGCTGTGCTAAAGAAATCGAAAAACAAATTCCAGAACCACCAAGCAATCAAAAGTTGCAGCCTCCATGTGCAGTCAAACATACTGTCCAGAGTCTCCAGACTGTTCCACAACAACCGTCTAATTACGCAAACTCTCCAACTTGGGCTGTTGATGATTTGCTACAATTTTCCGATTTTGAATCTAGTGACAAG TTACAGAAGGATTCATCAATCGATTTTGGAGAGCTAGACTGGTTTACAGATATTGGTATGTACAACAACCAAGTTAATCAAGAagcttcaatggcagcagcagaagtCCCACAACTTTCTATTTCATCATTGCAACCATCCAATAACACTGCAGCTACATACAAATCCATAATGAAATCCAATTACTACATGCCTGCCAACAAAAAACCAAGAATTGAAATCTCTGACGATGAAGAGAATTTCATGGTCCCTGATCTTGGTTAG
- the LOC113329874 gene encoding uncharacterized protein LOC113329874, which produces MVKKGEGKTFTLRGFNVTHTCNGDKDDLNKLATPKYVAGRYYEKMKTELGINEPVPCPDDLATQFNKARKVNIRYHTAWRARVKVLEKLHGNYEKSYSLVPTFCEMVKYGTIPENIHVIMFVDDKSRQKIIGLDGCHLNGKFGGVMLHATGLDGQNGLVPLGIMVCRNEKIENWKIFLEDLKKLLGDDHEFTFISDKQKGILEGVYYHFPLFEHRQCVRHLMANFKKYYKGYSIQTHLWNAAKCYKIKHFNVKQHMDDMAAESIEVARFLMDERPETWSRAHFPPTSKCEHINNNFSESFNNMAKNIRDKPISKLGLMYGQLVMGLLNKRRNEAAKWKDGDLVPKAMQLITKMCDLTINFQLESVVRGKVYEVTSCHGAIFVVEFPKRTCSCLQWKLRGFVCQHVVCALKPLRPVWADHCDKYYWVDIYKRTYASEFNPFLGPEDYEKTALKEMMKPPVNIRKAVGSNPKVPKARTCVDGDTFTSYESGPSKRNKKGAKVVHGSSAGQSTSVRGATKTKSNIQSCVGESYKQAVARSEKGVKGKATRKFGSSQTSCMNQNFKNIGSVSNNVTFTVSDPKSKKKTKKYMKI; this is translated from the exons ATGGTCAAGAAAGGTGAAGGTAAAACTTTTACACTTAGAGGCTTTAATGTCACTCACACCTGCAATGGTGACAAAGATGACTTGAACAAGCTTGCAACCCCAAAGTATGTAGCTGGACGGTACTATGAGAAGATGAAGACTGAGCTTGGAATTAATGAACCAGTACCATGTCCAGATGACTTAGCAACACAGTTCAACAAAGCCAGGAAAGTTAATATAAGGTATCATACTGCATGGAGAGCAAGGGTGAAGGTGTTGGAGAAACTACATGGCAATTATGAGAAGAGCTACTCACTGGTGCCAACATTTTGTGAAATGGTCAAG TATGGAACAATCCCTGAAAATATACATGTCATTATGTTTGTAGATGACAAATCCAGGCA AAAGATCATTGGCCTGGATGGATGTCATTTGAATGGGAAGTTTGGTGGAGTGATGTTACATGCAACTGGACTGGATGGTCAAAATGGATTAGTTCCATTAGGTATCATGGTATGCAGGAATGAAAAAATAGAGAATTGGAAGATATTCTTGGAGGATTTGAAGAAGCTGCTGGGTGATGATCATGAGTTTACCTTCATCTCTGACAAGCAGAAGGGGATTTTAGAAGGTGTTTATTATCACTTTCCCTTGTTTGAGCACAGACAATGTGTCAG GCACTTGATGGCCAACTTTAAGAAGTACTACAAGGGGTACAGTATTCAGACTCATCTTTGGAATGCTGCCAAGTGTTATAAGATCAAACACTTTAATGTAAAG CAACACATGGATGATATGGCAGCTGAGAGTATAGAGGTTGCAAGATTTCTCATGGATGAAAGGCCTGAAACCTGGTCTAGGGCTCATTTTCCACCTACTAGCAAATGTGAGcacatcaacaacaacttctcAGAATCCTTCAACAATATGGCCAAGAATATTAGAGACAAGCCAATTTCCAAGCTAGGTTTGATGTATGGACAACTGGTGATGGGACTTCTCAACAAGAGGAGGAATGAAGCTGCAAAATGGAAGGATGGTGACCTTGTTCCAAAGGCAATGCAGCTGATTACCAAGATGTGTGACTTGACCATAAATTTTCAACTAGAGAGTGTTGTTAGGGGGAAAGTATATGAGGTTACAAGTTGTCATGGAGCCATATTTGTTGTGGAATTTCCAAAGAGGACTTGTAGCTGTTTGCAATGGAAATTGAGGGGTTTTGTCTGCCAGCATGTTGTCTGTGCTCTAAAGCCATTGAGACCTGTTTGGGCTGA TCATTGTGACAAGTATTATTGGGTTGACATCTATAAGAGAACATATGCTTCAGAATTCAACCCATTTTTGGGCCCAGAAGACTATGAAAAG ACGGCATTGAAAGAGATGATGAAACCTCCAGTTAACATCAGAAAAGCAG ttggttctaaTCCAAAGGTACCAAAGGCTAGAACCTGTGTTGATGGTGATACTTTCACATCTTATGAATCTGGTCCATCAAAGAGGAACAAGAAAGGTGCAAAAGTTGTTCATGGTTCATCTGCAGGTCAAAGTACCAGTGTAAGGGGTGCAACTAAGACCAAATCCAATATCCAGAGTTGTGTTGGTGAATCATATAAGCAAGCTGTTGCAAGATCTGAAAAAGGTGTTAAGGGTAAGGCGACAAGAAAATTTGGATCTTCTCAAACCTCATGTATGAATCAGAatttcaagaatattggttcagtTAGCAACAATGTCACCTTTACAGTGTCAGATCCAAAgagcaaaaagaaaacaaagaagtaTATGAAAATCTGA